In Aerococcaceae bacterium zg-252, the genomic window TTTAACAACAGCATGGACGGCGGTATATGATTTTGAAATGCCGGGTGGTCAATATTCGAATTTAAAATTACAGGCTGAGTCTTTAGGATTAGGTGACCGTTTCGAAGAAGTGTGTCAAATGTATCGCCGAGTGAATCTATTATTCGGTGATATTATCAAAGTGACACCGTCTTCTAAAGTGGTAGGAGATATGGCACTTTTTATGGTGCAAAATGATTTAGATGAAGACAGTGTAATTGAACGTGGTGACCGTTTAGATTTCCCAGATTCTGTTATTGCTTTCTTCAAAGGTGAAATTGGTCAACCAGCAGGTGGTTGGAATCATGCACTACAAAAGGTTGTACTAAAAGGTGAGCAGCCATTATCTGTTCGTGCCGGTGAAATGATGTCACCATATGATTTTGAGGCAGAGGCAAAACGTTTATCAGAACGATTGTTTATTGACATTGATGAAACGATTTTATTAAGTGCAGCACTTTATCCGAAAGTTCATCAAGATTTCATTGATTTTGTTGATGATTATGGAACAGTTAGTGTATTAGAAACACCAACTTTCTTCTATGGTATGAAGTCGCATGAAACGATTTCTGTTGAAATTGAACCAGGTAAAACGATGAATATCGAATTAACATCGATTGGGTCGCTTAAACCGAATGGTTTACGCACTATTTATTTCAACTTAAACGGAATGTCACAAAAAATTGAAATTCGTGATTTAAGTGCCAAAGTTTCAGCAGATGTGCGTCCTATGGCTGACCGCAGTAATGAGAACCATATTGCAGCACAAATGCCAGGTACAGTCTTTAGTATCAAAGTAAAAGAGGGTGACTCGGTCAAAGAGGGACAAATTTTACTGGTGACGGAAGCAATGAAAATGGAAACTACCATTCAAGCACCAAAAGACGGAGTGGTCAAAACAGTATATGTTAAAAAACAAGATGCTATTAAGACCGGAGAATTACTGGTTGAGTTACAGTAATAACATAGTGTGACAATGAACCACTGGAAGAAGTCACTGACGTGCAAGTAACGCACAGAAGAGACTTCTGAAGTGGACGTCAGGCCAAATTGTGTGAGTTAGAATAAAGGAGGAAGAGAGTATGAAAAGAAATTATTTACAAAAAGTAATTGGGTTAGTGGCATCTATGTTTTTACTGACAGCATGTCAAAATGCAGCGACACCAACTGAAACCACCACAACGAGCGAAAGCGAAACTGTAATGGAAACAACAGTTGCTCCAGAAAATGAAAATACAGCGACTGCAGCAACGACAGGACGTAGTATTACTATTCGTTCGATTGGCGATATTTTAATTCATGATTTCTTATATAATGATGCAGCAACAGGTACAGGTTATAATTTTGACCATATGTTTGCACCGGTAAAATCTTATATTGAAAATGCTGATTTAACAACAGCGAATTTAGAAGTTATTGCTGCTGGGGATACTTTACCAGTGTCGAATTATCCAGCATTTAATGCACCGTCAGAAATTATTGATGCCTTACAAGCAATTGGTGTTGATATTGTCAATAATGCTACTAATCACACAATGGATTGGGGAGCTGAGGGAGCATTAGGTTCAATTGCTGCCTTGAAAGAACGTGGCATGCCGTATGTTGGGAGTTATGAAAGTTGGCAAGATTATAATACACCACGCATATTGGATATTAATGGTATTAAAGTAGGGTTTTTAGCTTATAGTTATGGAGCGAATGGAAATCCTATTCCGGAAGACCAATCTTATTTATTGACTTTAATTGATACTGAATTAATGGCTTTAGAAGTTGAAGCGTTAAAAGAGCAAGTAGATTTGTCGATTGTCATGGTTCACAATGGAGAAGAATATGAATCATTACCTTCAGAATCACAAATTAATGTGAATAATGTGGTGCGTGATGCTGGAGCCAACTTTATTTTAGGTGGGCATCCACACGTATTGCAACCATTTATTGTCTATAATAAGCATCAAGCTGCATTGTTCTCACATGGTAACTTCTTGTCTGGACAGATTGATGATTCCAACAAATTAGGTGGAATTTCTGAATATACCTTTACGGAAGTAAACGGACAATTTGAAATTTCAAAAATTCGTTTTATGCCGACATTTACAATCGGTGTACCTGGTGGCAGCTATCAAGTCGTACCATTAGCTGATTGGCAACAATATGGTATCGCAGGTGGTGGCGAGTATTTTGCGAATACAGTTGCTTTAATGCGTCGTTACACGAATTTAGTAGAAGTGGTTGATTATTTAGATTAATGTAAATAGTCTAGCGATAACTCAGTGTTTTTGATTAAACAGGAGTTATCGCTTTTTTTATAATGATGAACAGTAAATATAGTGATGAATGGGTGTGAAATTTGACAAAGAATTATAATTGATTTATAGTAATAGGTGCTTTTAGAAAATTGTCTAAACAAGGAGGATAGTCAGAAAATTAATGGATAGCGCAAGGTCTTAGTATAAAATAAAACTAAGATGACGAGGAATGAGTTTGTCGATAATCAGCGGATAACTCAAGGCAGTGCAGTCTAAAGATAGTGATAAAAACCTTATGTGAGTAAGTAACAAAGTCGCTATCACGCACCTAAAAGCTCGAGGCAAAAGTATCGCAGTAGTTGTACTTTTGTATTCAAATTTTATGAAATAAAGGAGCTATGAATAATATGTGTGGAGTAGTAGGATTTATCGGTAAAGGGAATGTACAAAAAGAATTAATTACAGGTTTAGAAAAATTAGAATACCGAGGTTATGATTCAGCCGGTATTTTTGTAATGAATCAAGAAGAGAAAAGCTTATTTAAAGAAGTAGGACGTATTGCTAAATTAAAAGAAGTAGTGGATTTTGACAAAAAAGCAAGTATTGGGGTAGGTCACACTCGTTGGGCAACACATGGGCCTGCAACGCAATATAATGCACATCCACACGTCTCTTCAACAGGTCGTTTTGTATTGGTTCATAATGGAGTTATTGAAAATTATGCTGAGATTAAAGCACAATATTTATCAGCGATTGAATTTAAGTCTGATACGGATACGGAAGTAGCTGTTAATTTAGTGGAATATTTTGCCTTAAAGGAAAACTTAGCAGCTAAAGATGCTTTTAAACGTGCTTTATCTGTCATTGAGGGGTCTTATGCTTTTGGTTTAATTGACAGTGAAAATCCAGATGTTTTATATGCTGCGAAAAACAAGAGTCCATTATTAATTGGTTTAGCAGATGAATTTAATGTGATTTGTTCTGATGCAATGGCAGCGATTCATTTAACCAATCAATATTTAGAGATTAAAGATAAAGAATTAGTGACTTTAACTGCTAATGAAGTTGTTATCGAAACATATAATGGTGATGTAGTTGAACGTGCTGCCTTTGTTGCTGAGCTAGATGCCAGTGACTTAGAAAAAGGTGCGTATCCATTTTATATGATTAAAGAAATTGATGAGCAACCAACAGTGATTCGTCGATTATTACAAGAATATGGCAATGGTGCCGATGAATTTGTGATTGATGATGCGTTACTAGAAGCTGTTGCGAACGCAGACCGTTTGCATGTTGTAGCATGTGGTACGAGTTATCATGCTGGATTTGTTGGTAAAACATTATTTGAAAAATTGGTGGGAATTCCGGTTGAATTACACTTAGCGAGTGAATTTGCGTATGATTTACCAATTTTTAGTGAGCGTCCATTATTTATTTTCTTAACACAATCAGGTGAAACAGCTGATAGCCGTCAAGCTTTAGTGAAAGTGAATGAGTTAGGTTATCCGTCATTAACGATTACGAATGTCAAAGGTTCTACTTTATCACGTGAAGCAACCTATACATTATTATTGCATGCTGGGCCAGAAATTGCGGTTGCATCAACAAAGGCTTATACGGCACAAATCGCTGTAATGGCAATTTTAGCAGAGGCATTACGTCATAAATTAAATCGTCCAGAACGCTTTAATATGATGCACGAATTAAGTAAGATTGCGACAGTAATGGAGTCAATTTTAGCTGAGAAAGATTTAATTGAGCAATGGGTTAATGATAATTTAATGGAAACTCGTAATGCCTTTTATATCGGACGTTTAGCTGATTACTATGTGGCTATGGAAGCAGCTTTAAAATTAAAAGAAATTTCGTATATTCAAACCGAAGCCTTTGCTGCTGGAGAATTAAAACATGGAACGATTGCTTTAATTGAAGAGGGAACACCAGTCATTGCTTTAATTAGTGATGCGTCAGTGGCATCTCATACTCGTGGTAATGTCGAAGAAGTAAAAGCTCGTGGAGCAAAAGCAATGGTCATTAGTACAAAAGATAATGCGAATGAAGAAGATTTATTAGTATTGCCAAAATTAGAAACTTTATTATCTCCATTAGCAACCGTAGTAGTGACACAATTAATTGCCTATTACACAGCCTTAGGACGTGGTTTAGACGTTGATAAACCACGTAACTTAGCAAAATCAGTAACAGTAGAGTAATAACATTGTGCGACAATGAGTGTTTTGAAATGAAACACTGGAGTAAAATCCCACTGTGCGTTTTACGCACAGTGGGATTTTGTGAAGTGGAGGTCATTTCAGCTCGTTGGAGCCGTTATCTCCATTGTGCAAATAAATAAGCATCTATTATCTTAAAACGAATAATAGATGCTTATTTGAATTTATACGATTACACAATGCCTTGTTCAACTAATTGTTCTGCAATTTGAATTGAATTAGTTGCAGCTCCTTTACGCAAGTTATCAGCAACTACCCATAAATTAATACCATTTTCAACGGATTCATCACGACGGATACGTCCAACGAATACACCGTCTTTGTCGGCTGCTTGTGCTTGTAATGGATAGATAAGGTTTTTAGGGTCGTCTTGGACAATCACACCGTCCATTGATTCAAATGCTTGACGAATATCATCTAAATTAAAATCTTTTTCTAATTCCACATTAATCGACACAGCGTGAGAAGTATGAATTGGCACACGCACACAAGTTGCAGTTACTTTTAATGAGTCATCACCTAAAATTTTACGTGTTTCATTCACCATTTTAATTTCTTC contains:
- a CDS encoding CapA family protein; amino-acid sequence: MFLLTACQNAATPTETTTTSESETVMETTVAPENENTATAATTGRSITIRSIGDILIHDFLYNDAATGTGYNFDHMFAPVKSYIENADLTTANLEVIAAGDTLPVSNYPAFNAPSEIIDALQAIGVDIVNNATNHTMDWGAEGALGSIAALKERGMPYVGSYESWQDYNTPRILDINGIKVGFLAYSYGANGNPIPEDQSYLLTLIDTELMALEVEALKEQVDLSIVMVHNGEEYESLPSESQINVNNVVRDAGANFILGGHPHVLQPFIVYNKHQAALFSHGNFLSGQIDDSNKLGGISEYTFTEVNGQFEISKIRFMPTFTIGVPGGSYQVVPLADWQQYGIAGGGEYFANTVALMRRYTNLVEVVDYLD
- the glmS gene encoding glutamine--fructose-6-phosphate transaminase (isomerizing), whose amino-acid sequence is MCGVVGFIGKGNVQKELITGLEKLEYRGYDSAGIFVMNQEEKSLFKEVGRIAKLKEVVDFDKKASIGVGHTRWATHGPATQYNAHPHVSSTGRFVLVHNGVIENYAEIKAQYLSAIEFKSDTDTEVAVNLVEYFALKENLAAKDAFKRALSVIEGSYAFGLIDSENPDVLYAAKNKSPLLIGLADEFNVICSDAMAAIHLTNQYLEIKDKELVTLTANEVVIETYNGDVVERAAFVAELDASDLEKGAYPFYMIKEIDEQPTVIRRLLQEYGNGADEFVIDDALLEAVANADRLHVVACGTSYHAGFVGKTLFEKLVGIPVELHLASEFAYDLPIFSERPLFIFLTQSGETADSRQALVKVNELGYPSLTITNVKGSTLSREATYTLLLHAGPEIAVASTKAYTAQIAVMAILAEALRHKLNRPERFNMMHELSKIATVMESILAEKDLIEQWVNDNLMETRNAFYIGRLADYYVAMEAALKLKEISYIQTEAFAAGELKHGTIALIEEGTPVIALISDASVASHTRGNVEEVKARGAKAMVISTKDNANEEDLLVLPKLETLLSPLATVVVTQLIAYYTALGRGLDVDKPRNLAKSVTVE